Within Quercus lobata isolate SW786 chromosome 5, ValleyOak3.0 Primary Assembly, whole genome shotgun sequence, the genomic segment ACATTAAATGTGGTGGTGCTAGGCAGGTGACctttattaatgtagaagttACAGTGGAATCATCAAGTAGAAAGCTTCCTTGGAGAAATTTTCCTTCTCTGGGATTCTATCTTGGTAGCTCGGACAGGCTTTTGGATGTGACCTTGGTATTTGGGCTTAGGAGAGCATTACGCTTGATCAATAGTTCGAGGCTTGATATTCGTGGCACGGCTTATTGTCAAAATGTGCCAATCAACACTGGGTTTGTTTCCACTCTTTGGGCCGATGTTAAATGGGCCCAATATCTGTCTTACTACACTTAATTATTCATCCcactatatatgtgtgtgtgtacacaTGTACAcacgtacacacacacacacacacacacacacacacacacacacacacacacacacacaccacacaCTATTTgttaacccgtgcgatgcacgagaaTAGCTATTAGATGAGTTTCGGactttcaaggaaaaaaaaggccattattttttagttggagtagtaagaaaaaatgcattaaattaaaaaaaaaaatgatattgaaagaAATAGTACAAAGTTTTATTAGTTAGTCAGAAGaaatgttgttttatttattagtttttttgtgAGAAGGAATAAGAGATAGAATATTGAGTCTCTAGTTTAatttgtgttatatatataccaaaaggtGCCTATTGAAAGGCCATAACTCTTCAAATTAGATATACCAAAAGATGCATATTGAAATGTTATAACCTTTCATATTTGATATACCAAAAGGTGCCTATTGACTGAAAATATATCTATTGAAAGAAAAAGGTgcattttgaatgaaaatgtgcccATTGAATGAAAAAATGCATATAGACCAAAAATGTGCCTATTGAAAAATGAAAGGCACAACTGTTTAGTGcttttaaatgtatatgtggCATAAATTTATATAGCCACGTGGTGTAATAAAGAGTAgttaacaaaaagtcaaatttttcgctttcatattatatataggtatgtatgtatgtataatttttatttaaattaattattcaactTATTCATTCTATTAAAAAGcttatcataataatcaaaactcatatcaaatttattctgaatatgtataatttattatttgaattttattgtagagagaaagagactaCTTGTGATGaggaactaaaaaatacaataccAAAACTTATAAACcgaaaatagagttttaaaaatcacaatggttcatcaatatataaagtagagttgcaataaagaattaaaaatcaagagagagagagagagagagagagagagagagagtaacaatTTTTTCAAGAGAGAACGTGAGAGAGagtaataagaaatttattgaaaataataatgtaagaagaaaaaaaagtaaaaataaaaaatatagtaataaacaccaaattatccaagtcatgttatgtaatgaaataacattatattcttatatgctatctttataatgcaatatgataacatctaagaaatcaaaaagaataaaaaaaataaaaatttaaaaacacaaaacttaatcacatcaactcaaagtagagttctaaataatacaaaatttcaacaacctaaagtagagatcgatgcaagaaaaatagaatccaccaaaaaatgagaaaaaaataatttgggaGAAAGAAATAACTTGTTGTGTGTGGGAAAACTATGTAGAATGGGAAagagaattgtaaatttatagtaagaggagaagaataagaaaatccaaaaataaaagaagataaatggataaagaaaaagagatattaaggtagatagtagtggggagatgaacatgtaaaagagagggaaaaagtTAGAGAAAGTATAACAATAAGTtgagaaattaataagaaaaaaaaagagtgtaaaaaaagagagagaatctagGTTGCACGGACACGCCATTTTTGGCGTCGTGTCCGCGTCCGACACGTGTTGGACACTGGAACGGGGATGTCGCTCTAGATTCTGGTGTCTGGTGGtgtcccttttctttttctttttttcgctTCTCCGACACGGCGCCGATGCGGCTCCGACACGGCGCCGACGCGGTTCCGACGCCTCTGACACGccactaatgaaaaaaaaaaaaaaaatcacagattTTGACCGGAACTTACCAATGCCATTGATTTTGTGATAACCCTAAAATAATATAGCAAGTTTAGAGTCTCTTAGACTGAAAGTTGAAACCACATCTCAAGATCTTCTCAACCCACCCTCCCTCTGTCGTTGCTGCTGCCCTCTGTCCCTCGCCGGAGTTAGATCGGACTGATCGGCGAGCTCCAACGTTGACGCCGTGCCCTCTGTCCTCTGTCCcttccgatctctctctctctctcggcgcAGACCGATCTCTTCtctgttctctcttttttttttttttttcttctttctttctttccgatATTAACTTGAATCTACTGTTACTTATTATAACgcgttttgcttttgtttttgttttttgtgtttttttttttttaatatatatatatatatatatatattttaatattagttataacttataaatttgtttttgtgtgtcctgctatagttttatttatttattaaagttaaatattgtaagtaattttactaaaatgaatACTGAAAGTGCTTGAAGATTTTGTGTATTATTGTAGTATTTtgggtgttagtttacttatttgtatttcttacataatttaaattctaaacataaatgtattttgtctaaaaatattaaaaaatatgcctaaatataaaatttaattaattatttaaccaccATGTCCTCACCGTGcgtgtccttatttttcaaaaattgccgtattcccgtgtccgtgtccgtgtccgtgcaaCATAGGAGAGAATGTTGAAAATGGGTAGATGATGTGGTTGTTGATGTGGTTCAACAAGAGTGTAgaaacaataaatgttatattttagcttttagatatatatagattagtttAGAATTAGAGATATCAAATTTCCACCTTAAATACTATGATTGGGTGGAACTTTTACCTTGAATTGTGGAGGTAGTCGGTAAACAGTATAGGTAATCAAGAATCATTGATACTGCATCATAAACATAATTATGATGTTTATTTGCTGTGTTAGAGAGTGCTTTCTTGGGAGTATGAGATTGAGAAACATGGAAAACCAAAGccataataattaattagttgAAAAAGGATTGGATAAAGCTGaaacaggaaaagaaaatacaGCATAacacttttcttctttatggTTATAATGCTTACCTTTATTACTCTACCAAGCGAAGTTGATACGGGTGCCTTTAAGCAATCTTTGAAACAAAGCATGGTTGCTCTCATGGCTTGAGAGAGGGACAGAGGCACGGGAGTATGAGATTGATGAAGCGTGAAAAATGTTACAGcattcaaacttcaaagcttTGAacaagtatataaaaatatactaaGTTCCAAACACAACCAATGTTAGAAGAGAGTCACAAGACAATCCAATCTGACACATAATTAATTATCTTGTTCCAGGTGGGATTCACTTATTGTGAGAGATATGTTAGTATGTTACATTACGGGTCCGTTtagattgaacttattgttgctgaaattgaaaactgaaaattgaaaacactgtagcaaaataatttttaaatgtgtgaatagtatcgtgagacctatttttaatatttttttattgaataaagtggttgtgggtctcatgaacagtactgctacagtgtATGaacaatactgctacagtgatAATTGTCCTTGCCTTTCAGCAAAATgtgtgaaatgaaaaaaaaaaaaaaaaaaaaaaaaaagaaggaacgCAGACACAGGTTTCAGCACAATCCAAAAGGCACCTACATATGCCCTATGTAGGAGACATGtagttaagaaacaaaaataagtgTGTTATTACTTGTaacagaaaatataaaatagggAAATGTAAACTAATGCTCTTTAGAAActaattttagaaacattttattgggaaaaaataatcttagatacttaatatataaaagtgtgaaaaaaatgaaaaagacaaTTATCTTGGGTAGAGGTGGGAGGAAAGGTGTGTAAGGTTCAGTTTGGTAGAGAgttcaaacaatatttttcagatGTTAGCATTTAGACacccccctccaaaaaaaaaaaaaaaaggttgttagGAGAGTTTAACAATTAAAGAGAGTTTGAATTATAGTTCTCAAGTTAAAGTGTTTAAATTCTGTATTTGAAAAATAGAAACTATTGAGTCCATACTTTCTTTTATAAGGAAAGCCAAGCTAATCCATTGAAAAAAGGTTGGGCATTGCCGACAAGGGGAAAAAATTACAGCCTAGAACTCTTTTTTTTACCTTTGCTATTCGCGCAAGCAAGGTAGATTCCAGGAAGTTTCTTTAAATTGTGAGTAGTGTCTATGGAGCAAAGCATGATTGCTTACATAGCCcgaggaagagagagatggtAAGGGAggataattttgaaatattgacGAAACCTTATCGAGCAATCATGGAAAAAGATTTGGAGGCCCTGAAGAGATGCTACATGGAGAATGAAAACGTGGGTCATCCTCTGACAGACACCGGGGACACTGCACTTCATGTTGCAGTGTACACCGGCAACAAGGAATTGTTTAGTTTTTTACTTAATCTTGCACCATCTTTGTCTCATATTAGGAATGAACTTGGAAACACAGCACTTCATGAAGCGGCAGCAACTGGAAATATCGAAATGGCAAAACACTTGTTAAGTTTTGGCGAAAGCCAACTTGACATAAAAAACATTAGTGGTGAAACTCCTTTGTTTACAGCCGCTGCATCTGGTAAGACAGATATGGTTAAGTTTTTGACTGTGGATGCTGGGAAAAGCAACCCGATTAAGGAAAATTACTGCACACGAAATGACTCCAAGTCCATTCTTGAAATAGCTATCCTTGGCAACTACGTTGGTAGACTTTTGTCTCTCTTTCATTTCATATATGTtgattaaaatcttttttttttttttttttttttttttttgggtttaaatcttaaaatctctctctctcaattacaGATACAGCTTTGGGGTTACTATATTGGGATAAATCTCTTCTACGCTTTGGCCCGGCATGTTTTCAACGGCTAGCGAAGATGCCTTCTGCTTTCAAGAGTGGACATCCCATGGGCATATTGGAGGGACTGATCTATCTTTGTATgccaaacaaaatatatatgttactcagcttcaaaaattaaaatttcctaCTGTGTACACGGGCTAACTGAACCTGCATTTCCAATACAGGCCTTCCAAATGATGATGATCTTCATCTTCACAGTGACACTTCAAGTCCAAAAGAGGATCTTGAATGTGGCCGTGGCTGGAGTTGTCCCCGCCCATTTGGCTGCTTAGGTGACCATAAAGGTAATCAATACATAAGAAACTTTTCTCCCAATGTACTTTCATTCATCGGGAAATTAAGATCATTtctatttgaaataaatttatttatagtttacgtaaaaattacaaatttaaaggAGTATTCATTGTCACGAtttttgaaagtttagataaacaCTTTGTACTAATTAAGATGGACTCGATCTTTCCAAATATTCATGACCCTAAAGAAACTACCTTGGGGGAACACTAATAAAATGAAGCTTGTGTTTCTAAGTACTCTTTGCAAGTCTCAAAATGATAATGGACGCACCTGCTGCAAGTAAGTCTGATCAAACCCAGTTTTTGTTAGTCATCAAATTCTTGCAAAAGGAGTATGGTAGCAAAATTTGAAACTCTGCTGTTTTTTTTTGCACTACTAGATAATTCATCTTTGATGAAAAACAAACCATATGATACCTGAAGTCATACCATTCTAGATTTCTATTTATCTCAATTAGAGGCTTAGAGCATTctgttattttaatttatgatgctcttcttattttttctccGATACATGCCTTTATTTAATGACCTGAGTTACAAGAAATTGCAGCCATATCAATGATATACCGCACTGTTTGGAGGTTCATAGCTCAAGGTacaaccttcttttttttggttacataTATTCATTCCAATGCACTATTGCCACTCTCAGtgcaaatcaaaattttgatacaaTTTCAAATGTATAAAATACTAATCACCAGTTGTCACTTGTCAAtcaatatgtaaaaaaattggTGGCTTTGTAACATAAGTCAATTTCAATCTATATTTGCTTCTGTCAAAGTGTTATGCCTAGAATTGACGTTTAATCGTTTTTGTGGAAAGCTAGTCTCATCTTGCTCTGTAATGGGATGTTAATAGGATTGCCAGCAATTAAAAGACTTTGGGACAGAAAAAAGCAACAAAAGAGAGCGCTGATACTTGCTACAATTCTAGCTGTAACTTACGAGACATGGATGGTTAAAAAGCTTGAGGATGAAAGAAACGAAGAAGATCAAAGTAAGAAAGATCAGCAACCTTCCTGTACTACTTCATCTTCTAATAATCCAATAATTTCAGCTGCAAGAAATGGGATCACAGAGATTGTAGAGGTCATTCTTAAAAGGAATCCTCTAGCAATTGAACAcagaaataacaaaaatgagAACATACTTCACATTGCAGCAAGATATCGAAGGATAGAAATCTTGGATCTTCTTCAGCATTTGCCTGTTTCAATATCGAGGTTTAAAATATTGATCAATGACGATGGTGACACCATTTTGCATCAAGCTGCATACTTGGGTGAGCATAAGTTGAGGGACAGGCCAGGGGAAGCCCTCCGCTTGCAGTCCGAGATACAATGGTTCAAGGTGCTTATTTTGCTTGCATTTCCCTCATTCCTTCTTGAAAATACtgaatatctttattttattgtgtgtAAACTATATATAGGAGACCTTTGTATTGGCATACAGAAGAGGTCTAATTTACATGACAGTACAGAGGTACTACAGCAATACGAATGTAGTGCTGATACGCAGAACATAGACAGGATATGGTCTGGGCCTTGAGCCCTTGGATCCTGGGGACCTAAGTTTCTAATacttttcactatttttttttatttgcttccgTTCactaattatcaaattttgggttttctgtTGCATCtcataaatgtatttttctCAAGCAGGGGAGTTTACAATTTTACATGTGCATGAATTTCAGTTTGATTTAAAAACTCAATATGATagaaagtttttgaaatatgtTAATTTATAGGGGTAAATGCAGTAAACCCACTTGTAGTTTGGCTCAAATTCACATTGTCTACTTGTAGTTtgtaaattgtcaatttatccACCTGAGATTCCCTTCGTTTGTCCTCTGTAACCTACCACCGTTAAAAGCAAGGGTAAATATGTAAGTAAAGTGACATTTTTCAAATCACAGGTAGATAATGTGAATTCGAGTTACATCACAGGTGAGTTTATAGTAATTACCCTTAATTTATAAGAGTATATTTTTAATGGGCAAAACTTATGTATATTGTTTCTTAGTTAAATTCAACCATATAGTTGCATTGACCACTATAATACAAATAGTGTTATGTTctccaaaaacaattaaattcaaccatataGTTTATTGGTGAGTTAaccacatggttgaatttaatttagGAATCTAAggtaaaacacacacacacacacaaaatactATATGCAAGTATGAACTAATTGTTATCCAATtgcataataataatagatttcAATCAATACAGCGAGTGCAGAAACTTGTACCTCCATATTTGATCAAAAACCGAAATAAAGAAGGTCAGACTGCTGAAGAATTGTTCACCATCCAACATAAGCAACTGGTGGCAGATGGCCAAGAATGGCTAATGCGAACAGCAAAGGCATGCACTATAGTTGCTGTCCTAATAGCAACCGTTGCTTTTACCTGTGCCTACACCATCCCTGGCGGTTCCAACTCAAAAACAGGACTTCCATTGCTCGACACAGAAATTCCATTTCACGTTTTCACAATCTCAGATGCGGTATCGCTCTGTTTCTCCCTGACTTCTGTGGTCGTGTTCCTTTCCATTATGACATCGAGAATGCACGAAAAGGATTTCAGGAGGTCTCTGCCATTGAAGCTAGGCTTGGGACTGACCACATTGTTTTATGCCGTAGCAGCCATGATGGTTGCTTTTGCTGCTACACTAGTGCTTATGATGCGAGAGAGGCTACATTGGGCTGCAATTCCAATTTACACTGTCACTTGCTTCCCAGTTACTATTTTTATTGCGCTTCAGTTCCGTCTCTATCTCAATATTTCGTGGTTTACTCTGTGTGATGTACTACAGAGTCTCgttaactctcttcctcttggAAAATGTAAGCTCTGTGGAGTAGCTATTCATAAAATGTCTTGTTCTAGAATAGGTTGACCAATACAACTTTTATAGTTCTATGATCACAACTTACAAATAATGAGTGGTGAACAATAAAGGTTATATCAATGACAAAGATATCGATAACCTTTTTGAAAATGATTGTCAACTATTCAAAACTTACCACTTGAccaagttattaaaaaaaaaaaagaaaaaaaagaaaaaatgaagttGTGTAAGTGGTtgcagagtttttttttttttttttttcttttgttgcctGTCGCCTGtctgcattttatttttgttgttatgtCTAAAATGTTTGTTTGTAAAGAACTAAAGATTGTACATGCCTCTTGCACATTCAATAGGCAAATTTTGGTTGCAATGGAGATTTTCAATCATCCTTCCTTAACAATCTATACAGTATGAAGTATTTTTCACATCCACATGCACATATTCGTTCTGCggctttaggaattttttttaatggaaattcaTGATTGATTTTGAACATTATTATGATGGacttactaaattttttataaacgaacaataaaaagaaacaacgaaaaagacaaaaagagacATGCTACATACAAGAAAAGAATACTAATAATTTACATTGTTTGGTAATAGGTTATGTCAACAAGTGAGATGAGAAGAAAACTTTGTAAAGTtgttatttacaactattttgtgttggctttaattccatgccaaatttgattgtaattttgttcaatcttttgtaccccgTATTTTATGTAGGATTTCATTGTATGgattgtgtgagagagaaagtgtgaagactcaagatAACATTGAAGATCAAAGGAGTTTTCGCAGGTAGCTCGCGAGAAAActtcccgcgaagtgaagcCATGTGCACAACACATGATAGGAATTTGAGGAGTCATGATAGCTAGTTTTCGTGAGTATTTTGCGGGTAAGGCTTTCCCGTGAGATACTCCTGTTTTGCTATTTTGGCATATCTGCTGCACTATGTCttcacccacactatatataccatcATTATCCATATATTAAGaggagtgcttttcagagagaaaaccctatcCATAATCCtagagagttagagattgtcatacccacaaTCCTTTATACAATctattgtggttttcctcaactcctacctctccatatccaaatccttgagaggttgatagcccaaacacttaccacacccatcttgagtgtaaagtgaggttttgatgCTACTGCGAAATATTAGAAGAAGCCATTtatttggtggatgcaatcgggctgaaTTGCGTGATCTAGAGTGCTAGAAAAGATAAGGTTTCGtcaagtcagttggtagcaggatcttggagggctcaagtacatgtggtagactaggcttggaggatcttttgttattcgtgtactccaacttattctctagtggatcaatttaccgcttggagggtggcagagaggtttttcatcaaattcttcggtttcctcttcaataacacatcgcagtattatcttgtgtttgcatcctttttccctacttttttagctttcattttactgttgatatttgatgaatatggcttagagtagttacATTGTTTGTTCGctcacatttactctattccacacttagtttaagttagagtaaaatcaactgAGGCATaatctttaatttgggggtctaaatagctcttgtgttttcacacatattcgagctttcaattggtatcaaagtgagtgcacttgctgtggttttattacctaagtgtgatcctagaccctttttgagatggatcgatCTCAATCGCTTAATGCTCTTCCATATTTTGGTGGGAGCaattatgcattttggaaaGTCCATATGAGGGCATTTCTATGTTCCATTGATGATAGTGTTTGGGACGCTATCGAGATAGGATGGACTAGGCCGGAGGccgccaaatccacatgggataaagCAGCTCTTACGGCAGCTAATGCTAATAGTAAGGctttaaatgctattttctgtgttGTTTCTCCTGAAAAATTTCACAGAATCTCTCATGTTACAATTGCCAAGGAGGCGTGGCAAATCTTGGAGACGACCTATGAAGGCaccaaaaaggtgaaggacaccaagttgcaaatacTTACCACACGCTTTGAGGAGTTGAAGATGAGTGAAGACGAGTCATTCGACTCATtttatgggaagctaaatgaagtggtgATTGGGAAATTCAACTTGGGAGAAAAGACAGAGGActccaagattgtgaggaagatTCTACGATCATTACGGAGAGCTTCCGTGCAAAGGTCACTACAGTTGAAGAGAGCAAAGACCTTGACGAGATTTAAATTCAAGAACTCATCGGTtctcttcaaacctatgagctaTCTCTACCATCTCAAAGGAAGAGAAAATCTCTTGCTCTCAAGACAATGAATGAGAGATTGGAAGCTCAAGACTCCTCGGATGAGGTTGAAAAGGATGTGGCGTACCTTGCTAAGAACTTCCGTAAGTTCTTAAAGTTCAAGAGAGATGGGAAGTTTTTTGAGAAGGgaaaattctcaaatttcaagAAGGACAAGAAGACTTCAAGAAGAAGGATTCAAAAGATTCCTCACCGTCTCAAATGGTCATGTGCTTTGAGTGCAAAGGGCATGAGCATGTGAAGAAAAAATGCCCCATGTATTTAAAAGCAAAGGGTAAATTCTTTGCAACTACTCTTAGTGACTTGGATGGTTCCAATTTTGATTTAGAAGAAAGTTGTGATGGAGAAGGAAATTACTCCACATTTATGGCCATTGCACCCATGGAATCATTAGAAGATTTGAGCC encodes:
- the LOC115991041 gene encoding protein ACCELERATED CELL DEATH 6-like, whose product is MEKDLEALKRCYMENENVGHPLTDTGDTALHVAVYTGNKELFSFLLNLAPSLSHIRNELGNTALHEAAATGNIEMAKHLLSFGESQLDIKNISGETPLFTAAASGKTDMVKFLTVDAGKSNPIKENYCTRNDSKSILEIAILGNYVDTALGLLYWDKSLLRFGPACFQRLAKMPSAFKSGHPMGILEGLIYLCLPNDDDLHLHSDTSSPKEDLECGRGWSCPRPFGCLGDHKAISMIYRTVWRFIAQGLPAIKRLWDRKKQQKRALILATILAVTYETWMVKKLEDERNEEDQSKKDQQPSCTTSSSNNPIISAARNGITEIVEVILKRNPLAIEHRNNKNENILHIAARYRRIEILDLLQHLPVSISRFKILINDDGDTILHQAAYLGEHKLRDRPGEALRLQSEIQWFKRVQKLVPPYLIKNRNKEGQTAEELFTIQHKQLVADGQEWLMRTAKACTIVAVLIATVAFTCAYTIPGGSNSKTGLPLLDTEIPFHVFTISDAVSLCFSLTSVVVFLSIMTSRMHEKDFRRSLPLKLGLGLTTLFYAVAAMMVAFAATLVLMMRERLHWAAIPIYTVTCFPVTIFIALQFRLYLNISWFTLCDVLQSLVNSLPLGKCKLCGVAIHKMSCSRIG